GTGGGACATCCAGGCGACAGCGCCCTCTTGATCGGGTGACTCGCGGGGCGGCGGGGGTACCTTCCCGGGCAAGAACCTATCCATAAAACAGGTGGGTGGGGGTGGCGGCGGGATGGCATGAAATCGGACAAAACAGGCATAAAACCATAACAAACACGAAGAAAAGTGGTAAACTGACCAAGTGGAACCAGGGTAGTAAACATCCCGGCGCGCCATTGTTCCACGTGGAACATTCCCCGGCCGCGCCCGCCGGCTCCGGGATTGTTCCACGTGGAACAGCCAGGTGGGCGCCGCCAAGTTGCACAAAAACCGGGCATTGCGGAGCGCCGCGTCCCGGGGTACTCTGCCGGGGCGGGCGATTTTTCGAGACATCATGGGACGCGTCATCGCGGTAGCCAATCAGAAGGGCGGGGTGGGCAAGACCACCACCGCCGTCAACCTGGCGGCCTCGCTGGCCGCCGCCGAGGTGGCCGTGCTCCTGGTGGACTGCGACCCTCAGTCCAACTCCTCCAGCAGCCTGGGCTTCGGGCGCGATCCCGAGCGCCACTCCACCTACCACGTGCTCATGGACGCGGTCTCCGCCGAGGCCGCGCTGCAGCCTACCGCGCTCGAAGGCCTCTCCCTCCTGCCCTCCAGCAAGGACCTCACCGGCGCCAACCTGGAGCTGGTGGGGGGCGAGCGCCGCGAGTTCCGCCTGCGCGACGCCCTCCAGCCCCTGCGCCCGCGCTTCCACTTCCTCCTGCTCGACTGCCCGCCGGCGCTCGACCTGCTCACCCTGAACGCCCTGGTCGCCGCCGACTCCGTGCTCGTCCCCATGCAGGCGGAGTACTTCGCACTGGAGGGGGTGAGCGCGCTGCTCGACACCATCGAGCGGGTGCGCGAGAGCTTCAACCCCGGGCTCACCCTGGAAGGCGTGGTGCTGACCATGTTCGACGAGCGCACCCACCTGGCGCAGCAGGTGACGGCCGAGCTCAAGAGCTTCTTCGGGGAGAAGCTGTGCGCGACCGCCATCCCGCGCAACATCCGCCTGGCGGAGGCCCCCAGCCACGGCCAGCCGGCACTGAGCTATGACCCGCAATCCCGGGGCGCCGAGGCCTACATCCGCCTGGCCAAGGAGATCATGGCGCACACGCTGCCGCCCGCCGCGCCGGCGGAGGAGCTGGTGAAGGCGATGGCGGAGGAAGGGAAGCGATGACCACGACGACTCATGACAAGCGCAAGGCACTGGGCCGCGGCCTGGAGACGCTGCTGCCCACGGCGCGTCCGGCCAGCACCGCGGGCGAGGGCGCGCGCGAGATCCCGCTGGAGCTGATCGACCGCAACCCCTACCAGACGCGCGGGCGCATCGAGGAGCAGGCGCTGGAGGAATTGGCCGCTTCCATCCGCGCCAGCGGGGTGGTGCAGCCCATCGTGGTGCGGGCGGTGGCGGGCGGACGCTACCAGCTCATCGCCGGGCAGCGGCGCTGGCTGGCCTCGCAGCGGGCAGGGAAGACCACCATCCCGGCGGTGGTGCGCGCGGTCTCGAACGAGCAGGCCCTCGAGATGACCATCATCGAGAACCTGCAGCGCGAGGACCTGAACCCCATGGAGCAGGCGCGCGCCTTCGAGCGCCTCTCCCGCGAGTTCAGCCTCACCCAGGAGCAGATGGCGGCCAAGACGGGCAAGGAGCGCTCCTCCATCGCCAACTTCCTGCGCCTGCTGAAGCTGCCGCCCATGGTGCAGATGGAGCTGGAAAGCGGGGCGCTCAGCTTCGGGCACGCCAAGGTGCTGATGACCCTGGAGCGGGCGGAGATCGTCAGCGAGGTGGCGCGGCGGGTGATCGAGGGGGCGCTCTCGGTGCGTCAGACCGAGGACCTGTGCTTCAACCTGAACCATCCGATCGAGCGGGCGAAGGCGCGGGAGCGGGAGGTGGACGCCAACGTGCGCGCCGCCGAGCGCGAGTTGGCGGCGGCGCTGGGAGTGCGGGTGGTGATCCGCGACAAGAACGGGAAAGGGAAGATCACGCTGCACTACGGGAGTCTGGAGGACTTCGACCGCATCCTGGAGGCGCTGGCCCCCAAGAAGCGGCGGGAGTAAGCGGACGGCGCGCGCCCGCGCGCCGTTTTTCGGGGGCTGTAACATTGATATATATAAATATAATGCGCGGGCTTCCCGAATCTCGGCGGCGAGACCGCCTTGCGACTGCGCTCGGGCGCGAGCGGGCCGCCTCGACGGTGCTTGCGAATCGCAGGCAGGCGCGGTACTTTGGCGGCGCGCACCTCTGCGCGCCAGGAGCCCCTGTGTCGAATCCCCGGAAGGCCCTCACTCTGCGGCTGGCGGTCGGATTCACCTTCACCGCCCTGCTCCTGGGGAGACTGTCGGCCGGGACGCAGCCGGCGGCGCCCGCGAGCGGGCACTTTTCCGCGGACCCGGCAGCGCTCTACCAAAGCGCCATGGCCACGCCGGCGCCGGCGGGCGCCGACGTTGTGGTGCTGGAGGATGAAGACACCTACGTCTTCGACGCGCAGGGCCGCCGGGTGCACACCCAATACGTGGTCTTCCGGGTGCTCACGCAGAAGGGAGCGGAAAACTGGGCCGACTACTCGGCGCCCTGGGAGCCGTGGCACGAGGAGCGGCCGGTGCTGCGGGCGCGGGTCATCACCCCGGACCACGCGGTGCACGAGCTGGACGCCAAGACGGTGACCGACAAGCCCGCGAAGGAAGACGACGACCAGGTCTACAGCGACCGCCGGACCGTGCAGGCACCACTGCCGGCCATGGCTCCTGGGTCGGTGGTCGAGGAAGAGAGTGTCTCGAAGGAAAGCGCGCCCTTCTTCGGCGCCGGAACGGTGGGGCGCAGCTTCTTCGGCCGCGGGGTGCCGGTGCAGCACACGCGCCTGGTGCTGGACGCTCCCGCCTCGTTGCCGCTCCGCTACGCGCTGGAATTGCTTCCCGAGGCGAAGCCCGAGCGCCGCGAGGCCGAGGGGCGGGTGCAGGTGGTCTTCGACCACGGCCCCATACCGGCGCAGGAGGATGCGGAGCCCTACCTGCCGAGCGAGCAGCCCGCCTTTCCCCGCGTCAACTTCTCGACCGGCAGCTCCTGGCGGCAGGTGGCGGAGGAGTACGGAAAGGTCGTCGATGCGCGCATCGCCGGGGCGGAGGTGAAGGCGCTGGTGAGCAAGCTGGTCGCGGGCAAGCACATCCGGCAGGAGAAGGCCGAGGCCCTGTTGCAGTACCTGGACAAAGAAGTGCGCTACACCGGGGTAGAGTTCGGGGAAGCCGCCATCGTGCCGCGCACCCCGGCGGAGACCCTGAAACAGAAGTACGGGGACTGCAAGGACAAGGCGGTGCTGCTGGTGGCGCTGCTGCGGGCGGCCGACGTGCCCGCGTACGTGGCGCTGCTCAACGTGGGCACGCGTCAGGATGTGCCGGCTGACCTTCCCGGGCTGGGACTGTTCGACCACGC
This sequence is a window from Terriglobales bacterium. Protein-coding genes within it:
- a CDS encoding ParA family protein, producing the protein MGRVIAVANQKGGVGKTTTAVNLAASLAAAEVAVLLVDCDPQSNSSSSLGFGRDPERHSTYHVLMDAVSAEAALQPTALEGLSLLPSSKDLTGANLELVGGERREFRLRDALQPLRPRFHFLLLDCPPALDLLTLNALVAADSVLVPMQAEYFALEGVSALLDTIERVRESFNPGLTLEGVVLTMFDERTHLAQQVTAELKSFFGEKLCATAIPRNIRLAEAPSHGQPALSYDPQSRGAEAYIRLAKEIMAHTLPPAAPAEELVKAMAEEGKR
- a CDS encoding ParB/RepB/Spo0J family partition protein; translated protein: MTTTTHDKRKALGRGLETLLPTARPASTAGEGAREIPLELIDRNPYQTRGRIEEQALEELAASIRASGVVQPIVVRAVAGGRYQLIAGQRRWLASQRAGKTTIPAVVRAVSNEQALEMTIIENLQREDLNPMEQARAFERLSREFSLTQEQMAAKTGKERSSIANFLRLLKLPPMVQMELESGALSFGHAKVLMTLERAEIVSEVARRVIEGALSVRQTEDLCFNLNHPIERAKAREREVDANVRAAERELAAALGVRVVIRDKNGKGKITLHYGSLEDFDRILEALAPKKRRE